A portion of the Corynebacterium ammoniagenes DSM 20306 genome contains these proteins:
- a CDS encoding glutamate ABC transporter substrate-binding protein, translating to MIMSTPRTLATGMVILGLSLSACSTSSGEQGLLDTIESGNITIGVKFDQPGIGLREGDGSFTGAEVEIANHVVETIAAENGWTPPNIEYRETPAAQRETLLRNGEVSLIQGGYSITPDRMEEVDFAGPVLLTHQALLVRSDDSAIESLDDLDGKILCSSAGSKPAQRIKEEIPAVQLQEYDTTSSCIEALSQGNVDAMTSDAPILAGFAGQYDGEFEVLDMTKSDGSHFSNEWYGIGLQKGDTAGVEAVNNVLTEMQDSGQLDEILNEYFGDLDSIEEATPGDLSEIQ from the coding sequence ATGATCATGTCCACGCCTCGCACCCTGGCCACCGGGATGGTCATTCTCGGGCTATCGCTATCAGCGTGTTCTACTTCCTCTGGAGAACAAGGGCTTTTAGATACCATCGAATCAGGCAATATCACCATTGGCGTGAAATTCGACCAGCCGGGCATCGGCCTGCGCGAAGGCGACGGAAGCTTTACCGGCGCTGAAGTCGAAATTGCCAACCACGTTGTGGAAACCATCGCGGCAGAAAATGGGTGGACTCCACCGAATATTGAATATCGGGAAACTCCTGCCGCCCAGCGCGAGACCTTATTGCGCAATGGCGAAGTCAGCCTCATTCAAGGCGGTTACTCCATTACCCCCGACCGCATGGAAGAAGTCGACTTCGCAGGCCCTGTCCTGTTGACCCACCAGGCGCTTTTGGTGCGCAGTGATGACTCCGCGATTGAGTCCTTAGATGATTTAGACGGCAAGATTTTATGTTCCAGTGCCGGTTCCAAGCCGGCCCAGCGGATTAAGGAAGAGATTCCTGCGGTTCAGTTGCAGGAATATGACACAACCTCTAGCTGTATCGAAGCCTTATCCCAAGGCAACGTGGATGCCATGACCTCCGATGCGCCGATTCTGGCGGGCTTTGCTGGACAGTACGACGGCGAATTTGAAGTCCTGGATATGACCAAGTCTGATGGTTCTCACTTTTCTAATGAGTGGTACGGAATCGGCCTGCAAAAAGGAGATACCGCCGGGGTTGAAGCCGTCAACAATGTCCTGACGGAGATGCAGGACTCCGGCCAGCTCGACGAGATATTAAACGAATACTTCGGAGACTTGGACTCCATCGAAGAAGCAACCCCTGGCGATCTCTCTGAAATCCAATAA
- a CDS encoding alanine/glycine:cation symporter family protein, giving the protein MSTIITTQILAQEASGIDGAIQSVFGPFVDFLEAVVFFSVPVFGADLPLVVVWLVAGGIFCNVYLRVRPIKDAKQAIRVVRGLLAKKSDPGQVTSFQAFATELAGTIGLGNIAGVAVAITLGGPGASFWIAAAGVLGMAVKLAEATLGQMFRRVNDDGTVAAGPMYFLEYGLKSLGKPKLGLSLGYFYAIGMALAVMGAGNIFQANQVAMHLTDITGGEDSFLYNNGWIVGIAIAIPAAIVLVGGIQSIANATSRLVPVMSVLYAIAVFIVLAFNFTAIPGAIVTIFQGAFTPEGISGGILGVAIIGIQRALFSNVAGVGTAALAHGVTKNRRPAEEGLVAAWEPFLDSVIVCSLTAIAIIVTGEHLNEGADGITLATNAFATVSYGFTYVLTACIILFTFSTVLSYCYYGQVNFAYIFNDSKLARNIYNVVYIIMIVVGASVSLDTVVRFSDATFFLVAVPNLLGIYLLAKPLRKEIAGYRKSVAAGEVEPVAENERVNLMGSKSKVIENTERS; this is encoded by the coding sequence TGAAGCCGTAGTGTTCTTCTCCGTTCCCGTCTTTGGCGCAGACCTCCCCCTCGTCGTGGTGTGGCTCGTCGCCGGTGGCATCTTTTGTAATGTCTACCTGCGGGTACGCCCCATCAAAGACGCAAAACAAGCAATCCGCGTCGTCCGCGGCCTTTTGGCAAAGAAGTCAGATCCTGGTCAGGTGACCAGTTTCCAAGCCTTTGCCACAGAACTTGCCGGCACCATCGGCTTGGGCAATATCGCCGGCGTCGCAGTCGCGATTACCCTAGGTGGCCCCGGCGCATCCTTTTGGATTGCCGCCGCGGGTGTGCTCGGCATGGCGGTTAAGCTCGCCGAGGCCACCTTGGGCCAGATGTTTCGCCGAGTTAACGACGATGGCACGGTCGCCGCTGGCCCCATGTACTTTTTGGAGTACGGACTCAAATCCCTTGGCAAGCCGAAACTCGGTTTATCCTTAGGCTATTTCTACGCCATCGGCATGGCGCTGGCTGTTATGGGCGCGGGTAATATCTTCCAGGCCAACCAGGTAGCCATGCACTTGACTGATATAACCGGTGGTGAAGACAGCTTCTTGTACAACAACGGCTGGATCGTTGGCATCGCCATCGCGATTCCCGCCGCCATTGTGCTTGTTGGCGGTATTCAATCCATCGCCAATGCCACCAGCCGCCTCGTTCCCGTCATGTCGGTGCTATATGCCATTGCCGTCTTCATCGTGCTGGCGTTTAACTTCACCGCTATCCCTGGTGCTATCGTGACGATTTTCCAAGGTGCGTTTACCCCAGAAGGTATCTCCGGCGGCATCTTAGGCGTAGCCATCATCGGTATTCAGCGAGCACTATTTTCCAACGTCGCCGGCGTTGGTACCGCAGCGTTGGCACACGGTGTTACCAAAAACCGTCGTCCGGCAGAAGAAGGATTGGTTGCGGCATGGGAGCCATTTTTGGACTCCGTCATTGTATGTAGCCTTACCGCGATTGCCATCATCGTCACTGGTGAACACCTCAATGAAGGCGCCGATGGCATCACCTTGGCCACCAATGCCTTTGCCACTGTCTCTTATGGCTTTACCTACGTTCTGACCGCTTGCATTATCTTGTTCACGTTCTCCACGGTCTTGTCCTACTGCTACTACGGCCAGGTCAACTTCGCCTACATCTTCAATGACAGCAAGCTGGCACGCAATATCTACAACGTCGTCTACATCATCATGATTGTTGTCGGTGCTTCCGTCTCCCTAGACACCGTGGTGCGCTTTTCCGATGCCACCTTCTTCCTTGTTGCTGTACCGAATCTGCTGGGCATCTACCTCTTGGCCAAGCCGCTGCGCAAGGAAATCGCCGGCTACCGCAAGTCCGTGGCCGCTGGTGAAGTCGAACCCGTTGCAGAAAATGAACGGGTGAACCTCATGGGCAGCAAGTCCAAAGTCATTGAAAATACAGAAAGAAGCTAA